ATTATCAAAGGAGATAGCAATATATTATTTGTTGAGTGATAATCTGCCTAATATAGTAGTAATTTAGTATTTGATGAGTGATAACCTGCCTAATATCACTCGTATTATTAACACAACACGTGTGGCATATATTTTTGTTGCTATATAAACACACTTCCGTTTTTATCTTAACAAACCTCACTAAAACCTTTTTTTCAAAAATACCACCACCCAAAATATGACCGACAAAGTCTACCCATCATCAAAACCCACCCAAACAACCACCATCCCACCACTCCCACCACCACCAAACAAAATCCAACTCCCCACCACCACTAACCGCCACCCCTACCGTCCAAATCCCACCACAATCCACCACTCCCGCCGCCGCAACTACTTCTGTCTATGCTGTTTCTGGTCAATCCTCATCATAATTCTCCTCCTCTTAATCACCTCCATCGCCGGCTGCATTCTCTACCTCTTATACCGCCCCCACCGCCCCTCATTTTCAATCGCCGCCGTCAAAATCTCCGAGTTCAACCTCACCACCGCCGGCGATGACACCACACACCTCACCTCCAAATTTAACCTCACTATCTCAACCAAAAACCCCAATAAAAAAATCACATTCTTTTACGACACAATAAAAATCACGTGCTTGACACGTAACACGCTAATTGCAAACGGGTCATTTCGTAACCCGTTTATTAGTAACCCGAATAACGTTTCCATACACCGTTCCACGTTGTAcggaaactcggtttttattgagACTGAAAATCTGAATAAAATAAAATCGGATTTAAAAAAGAAATCGGGATTGCCGTTGAAGATTATTCTTGATACCGATTTGCGAGTGAAGATTGAATCGATAAGAAGTAAAAAAATTGGAATACGGATCAAATGTGAAGGAATTCATAGTTTAATTCCGAAGAGTAATTCGAAAAATTCCACGTCAGCATCGGCGGCTGCTAATGTTTCTGCTGCAAAATGTAAGATTGATCTTCGAATTAAGATCTGGAAATGGACGTTTTGAATGTGTTAACTCTTTCATTAAAACAAgttttttgtgttatataatttaattaatttattatatttatttattttgtatattatgtgtattttttttttgtataattgATGATGTTGAGAGGAGAAACAGGAGATGAAAATTGTGGAAACCCATACTCCtttttttaattactattattaattattaatattaattattaattattatatttatatcttGTAACCGTTATAGAGTGGAATGCTTTTTCCTCTTCGTGTGAGAAGAATTCTTTCTTTACACGTTTGGTGGGAAACGATTCAACATGAATTGAGTTCTGTTGTTTTAACTGTttggaaattacggcctcactaattcctaCCATCCAGCCCAACaaaaatagtaaagaaataagaacaatacacaacacaagatttaacgtggaaactccaaaacaggagaaaaccaccggcccccaaagagagaaatacactatatcacaaattgttacaatgatatagacgactctcttaagccaactacactcttcaaaatatttaactaatacaactctcaaacaagggtaagaaagaaagaaataatcaaatacttaaagtgtattgattggtgcaatttggaatgaagacttaacccttcttatataaccaagtcactcacccctcacatcttcctcccaccaatgtgggataaacatatcttctactagccaaaataaaccaacaaatctccaccttttggatagaagaagataaccatgctttcacattgcaaggataaccgatgtagacgcttcctcgacgacaacttcaagatcctcatcttcatgccgttgacattatctcccaagagacaaaacttgcatcttcatcgaacattgtctaaaccgacaatcattgtcatcacagacaatcataactcttaacaagaattatcatactccaccattaagagtatagcacttagaatatcacattccaagcatttcacctcggcacatgttgttgaacaaccagctgaaactttatggtgcaacttccttgtttggctttcccgaaagtcccatcagctacaacatcagtttccaccacacagcctgcatcaacgccaaaccaatgcccatgtgtaattgtggaaccgctaacgaacatccctttccacggtgacgcggacacaccatgaggatgacgtgacttcagaggaattcgtcactctccgtaacaacggagacaatgttagcgtctttggagccatttgccggattagctccaccgggacaattaacccttacatgtccagtcttcccgcacttccagcatgtcagattctttctagagtttctcttctgcctatccgaacacaacactatcgtatctcctgatgacgagaccccgttaccttccagtcttttctcctcggatagaagcttgctagtaacgtcttcaaacttcagagttttcttcccatacatcaaaataggtttcatgtattcataagacgatgataaagataatatcaacctcaaagctttatcttcatcatccgttttaactccaatagcctccagttctgaaacaataccgttaagaatacttagatgatctgaaatctttgaacccccatccatacgcagagtatgaaattgttctttaagacacaaccgatttgagatgcccttgccctggtacaactgctctagtttaacccaaagctcctttgccgttgataacccgtgcacatttgcaagcacgttctttgcaagacacaaacgaatcgcacttgctgccctcaaatccatatcatcccattcttcttcattgaacttactgctagaatcactgccaggaacaagggtgggtttacccttcaaagccttgtgtaaaccggactgaatcaacacatccttgacttgaacctgccataagccaaaattgatcatcccatcaaatttctctacatcaaacctcattggactgaacttcgacatcgtatccgtatcctatagacaacaactttctctgattttgctcacgtttcgaatagtcaaaagatgtagcaggtagccaggaccctttaaatcgaaaatccacaactcgccactaacaaatccaactattactacgaatcagaaaaaatattgtctaaccagataccctatacgatcaatagaactcgtttctgatgtggacgatccactcccgtggcaaccacagagcatactccgactcctataaccgagaccccagtcaaacctgacgctctgataccagttgttgggaaattacggcctcactaattcccaccacccagcccaacaataatagtaaaaaaataagaacaatacacaacacaagatttaacgtgaaaactccaaaacaggagaaaaccaccggcccccaaagagagaaatacactatatcacaaattgttacaatgatatagacgactctcttaagccaactacactctccaaaatatttaactaatacaactctcaaacaagggtaagaaagaaagaaataatcaaatacttaaagtgtattgattggtgcaatttggaatgaagacttagcccctcttatataaccaagtcactttcccctcacatcttcctcccaccaatgtgggattaacatatcttctactagccaaaataaaccaacattaACTGTTGACTTGTAATCCTTACATCCAACAATTTTGTTTGAAATTCAAGGGGACCAATCAGAGCGCTATATGTGTTGtcacaattacatgtgattgaaaaaagaaattttttttttaagaaatctttttttttctttttcaaaaaataaaaaattattttttttcttttaaaaatatttttttttttaaatttagctcaATTTAGAGTTCGCGTTTTGGGTTTAATTCCTGAACCCCTAAATTCTAAACCGTTCAtaataaaaactcaatctaaaccctaaaactaaactttaaaccctaatttctaaacttaattgctaaaccctaaaccctaatttctaaaccctaatttctacacTTTAATTGCTAAACCGTAAACcctgggtttagggtttaaggtttagggtttagggttaaggaagtcaatcacatgtgatggaGTAGTTTTGAATACATATGAGAACAAGTGATTGTCGCGCTCTTATTGGTCccttggatttcaagcaaattattgaaTTCATTTGAATATTACCACAtatattaccatattaactattagacaaaacttatgaatagtaaTAGGGGTATTTTTATCTTTTCACCTTTTTTCccccttctttctttcaagtaacaccatAAAAGCCCCtcaaactttgttcaaaaattaaaatcggcccccaacacagggggttaaagcATCAAATCAaaatttcataaaatatcttaaataaactccactcaaatattcaacaggtcatatcttctcgctcgcaacgagttaaatttttccgacaccatccttaaactcgaaataattttatgaacacaatgtcactaactatacgtaaaacggacacttttaaaaaaagctaaatatttagggtacttttcatatatgttgatttttcactcgcaggctccgtaactaaacacaataaaatacattaaaaatcgaaccctcgtcgcgaagcgagggttcgaaaactagtattATATCCATTGAACAAAAACATCACCATCATCCCACGTTGCTCAACTCACGTCGAAGCATAACGCCAACCTCCGATGGCGATTTACCGTAAGTCGGATTCAACACTCTCGCCGTTCTCGACATCGGATTCCTTTAACGATGAAAAATTCGAACGACTCCAAGTGCTCTTATAAGTTTACAACGATAACATTCTTCCTCCACTTTAAAATTGGAAGATGTATTTATAAATTTTACGGGTTTTTTTTAGGATAAATGTGTATGCTTGGCACTTGACAGGAAAATCTACCAGACTCATCCCAAAGAGTCggaatgatttttgagatcatagATTACGTAAACATATACCTCGTGTAAAATATCCGTAATGTGTGTtttgaaaattttatataaatataaaaataatatgaaATTAAAAGGTTGCATATAACATGATAAAATGTTGATAAACATGATTTTCTATTTTCAAGTAGAAAAGGTTTAACAACTAAACACACCCTTATTTATAGTTAATTTTGTATTGAGTATTAGAAAATAAAATTAAATAGTTGGGAGTTTCATAGGATTATTTTAGTTGTCTTATGTTATGTTTTTCATCCCGTTattataattattttcttttcagttATTTATAGAGGTTTTGTTCGTTTCTTTATGATTCTGTTAGAGTACAGCAACCAAGAGGGTCAAATTACCTAAATTGAGATCAAAAATGTTATTTCATCCTTTCCCTTTAGAAACAAGTCACAAGGCAACGGTTACAACCGACCAACTGCAACTCATGTTTCCATAAATGTAATAGGGGGTTCGAAAAGTATTATGAATCCATCCCTAAACTAGAAATAGTTGTTGTGTGTCTTAGTGTATATAAACCCTTTGTAATCAGTAAACAAAAACAACACAATAGCATCAATCCAAAGTTCATGAATAAACTGATCAATACATATTACAATCTTTAATCCTCTTgaattaacatggtatcagagctaacggtgtagATCAAGTGATCAATACAACTGTTTTTTAGCTACAATCatataacgacccaacccgttatccaaccaaaaacacccctaaaaaaATTCTgattcagtgcatctggacggcgtccagttatctgaacggcgtccagcagtgaagaccaggacggcgtccaagccttttggatggcgtccaaatgaactaaaagtttctGCTCAGTTTGTCAAATTCACgtgggcggaaaacccgcttcccgacacttttaaacgaaaaggtTTTCACAACacactaatataattataattaagagattcccacattaaaatcgagttttacaacaccgggcccacattgacccaaattacgacaaagtgaccatttcgacccattttaatttcatacaaaacatagaccgagcatggcgattggggatacgctacccaatcctaatcaatccaaaagcaagatcttctaatccccacgcttacccgagccgccaacacgcgaacctataaaaatgtaaacaacgagagggtaagctaatgcttagtgaatgtaaagatactatacacatacatattcataaacgactacgcatcaccaagcacaaaGAATAAACACATACCACCACCGCATAGCAAGCCAGCTATAAAtaggcacatacacaaagtagctacacgctacaaaactccaagctaacgccacatgattacctacaacacaacaataagtatatacgtgcATACACAAATAATATACTCAACAACAtcgacaaggttaaccccttaacctaaaccacatgaaggttggccgaacatcacgcgccttagtgaatccggacTTCACGCGACTCGCTACGTCCAAACCACTTGACTATTAAggatggccgaacttcacgcgcctttatgaatccgaacatcactagactcataccttagtcaaacatcacaatagggttggccgaacttcacgtgccttagtgaatccgaacatcacgcgaTTCACTACTCGAATCATCACCACGATAAAAGCTAGCAAAACCCGTCGCCAAAGGGTTTATCCAATACACTAGCCAATCACAACATCAAGAGTGGTAACCCAAACGCATAatcgtatcacatggacccgaagcacaagaggagtccattctcccacacaaacatagagtaaactcgagcaagggtcaccctacacacactcacccatcctatgcatacatacacgtaaagtaaatttacactcaccttaaatgcctcgatgaagtgcaatccaatccccaactcgccaatggaacatacctattccatttaacacataacaaccaacacaattagggtggatttacaaaccaacccaattgacacttagtgcaatttcggcccaaatgcacttccaagcacaaatcgcgcccaaactaaccaattatcactaacacaagtgaaaatggtcctaaaacAACAATTGAACCCGAACacgagtgttaaacacttatcttgcccaaattgacgtacaaaccctaattttgacccgttTCAAAACTAATCAACCAAAACGCactcaaaagggttccaacacttccataatcactaacactagtgattatacccattttGCAAGTCTTAAActtgaccaaaacatcaaccaacctaAAATCCGCCAAtagcaacaataaacccgattactagcatcaatgaaatcacttcaagagtttaaatgggtttctctacaatcaagtccaaaccctaactttgaatatcaaaacaaacaatgaaattcggagttagaacttaccacaacaaccacaacgtagccaagaaagtgatgaacaactttaatactcgagcttttgatcaattcatgcttcttcttccttttctcaagctttctcactcttctctctctctagaacttgaggttgaagatgagaggatAAGTTGGGTGAGGATAAGGTTGAATGAGATCAACCTTTctcatttgtggcttaaaaccggccaccaagtgaaaagaccaacataccctttttaaaatcttaaaattacacagctggcccgtcagaccatttggacggcgtctaaacaatctggacggcgtctagtccttctttactggacggcgtcccacaacttggacggcgtcccacttaacTGAACAAAACTGAAACTGAaactgaaacagggtcttacaactctcccccacttaaattggatcacgtccacGTGATCTCCATCACTTAACCACCTgcacccacactctatggtccttaACCAtgcgttccaatccgacttccaccacGTTTATCGTTAATCTCGGAGATTATTCCACTTACCAAGTTCACACGTGCACGCATTTCtagacatgcaatgcacacaacatccgaaaATTACAATAATCACTTAGCACACGCGAAAGCATCATGTTTCCATCACACTTCTCTAGACAATTCTTCTCAATGAATCGTCCTTGACACTAAATTGTCACCCGCGATTGATCAAattcacaaatccgagcactaaaacttgctcaatccctcacatcgggaaaaactcaaccaaactctttccgagatatcaatcccttagcgtacccttccTAAGTACATTttcaaaagcaaccaagtctcaacctaaggtcaacaatccgaacgatgaagaccgaacaaacgaatccttacggatacacttatcacttaacatcccttgtcgTGCGCAACACGACCAAAACGCAACTATAAAAAAAATCGTAAGCAAATGACTAAATCCGCTAGCATCCAAAATGACTATGGCagcgctaatcccaaggtgtacaaaatcgactattgtcacacccgtaacaacatgtgagcgaaacacggctatcacatcactaatcacacaacatggtcctcacgacagaACCATCAACCAATGGTTCTCaactccaacaacatgaaggctggccgaactgCACGCGCCTTagcgaatccgcaccacacgcgactcactaccttcaccgcaaCAAAAATCGggattgaccgaactacacgcgtcctagtgaatccgaacatcacgagagtcactatcccaatagaatgaccgcatttGCAAGTGTCATTGTGAATCTGAACTTCACGCGactcacttcccaaatctcaacacctcATTAGCATATAGCATGCTAAACGATAAtcaacaaacacaatatggttaaccataaatgctatggtgctaccggctcgtggttcacaccatacgtaatgctatgacgctaccagctccttggttcacgccactacgcatttgagttatactcctttatagtgctaccggctcgtggttcacactttgatgcaaCCGGCTCATGGTGCTCGCATCAACCCAAATACCAAGGTGTTACCGGATCcttgaaacaaccccaatccgtttaatcaaaaacggagtacatttttttatatatatgttagGTCTCAATAGCATCCAAGTACACaaccatttcaaaatagttttccgtatacaatttatcataataacacgttaacgttttatctcgactcttggtttacaaatgacatcatacatccttacgagaatgtattccacatacaaggtttgactcgacacaaccaaacaatacgacctcgaaacatttattcaacaccacggttaagacacaatagtcCAACTCGATactaagagcataatcccgaggatctaccaaatccccaatccacatctgtatccgaaagctaccccatcgagcccaagcgctcctacgcatctagtctaacaacttgctagattcataatcacaatacctgtaaaaatgtaaacaacgagaggggtaagctaacgcttagtgaatgcaataattatacatatacatatataatctacttactcgcaatcacttacacaataccgtatacaagctagcaattcaacaaccatgcaaacatcatgcataaactaatatctgcaattcacaataagcttgcaacaccaatagcatatagttcacaatttaacatGCTAATacgaaattcacacaaccatggttaaccaatcgtacaagggaacggtactcgcgagagaccatcggagttcataacatccactagtgtacttaaacaccgcgtaatcactaatcccccgggtgatgtcttaaacaccgcgactaactcacccccatgacaatgtggtgtcttgaacaccgcgactaacccacat
This window of the Rutidosis leptorrhynchoides isolate AG116_Rl617_1_P2 chromosome 7, CSIRO_AGI_Rlap_v1, whole genome shotgun sequence genome carries:
- the LOC139858763 gene encoding NDR1/HIN1-like protein 1 — encoded protein: MTDKVYPSSKPTQTTTIPPLPPPPNKIQLPTTTNRHPYRPNPTTIHHSRRRNYFCLCCFWSILIIILLLLITSIAGCILYLLYRPHRPSFSIAAVKISEFNLTTAGDDTTHLTSKFNLTISTKNPNKKITFFYDTIKITCLTRNTLIANGSFRNPFISNPNNVSIHRSTLYGNSVFIETENLNKIKSDLKKKSGLPLKIILDTDLRVKIESIRSKKIGIRIKCEGIHSLIPKSNSKNSTSASAAANVSAAKCKIDLRIKIWKWTF